In Ursus arctos isolate Adak ecotype North America unplaced genomic scaffold, UrsArc2.0 scaffold_29, whole genome shotgun sequence, the following proteins share a genomic window:
- the LOC113261019 gene encoding cysteine-rich secretory protein 2-like — MALFLELLFLAVVLLPFFPANGQDPSFAALLTTRTKVQKEIVNKHNELRKSVSPPASNMLKMEWSKEAAANAQKWANKCTLEHSLPEARKTSTKCGENLFMSSYPASWSDAIQNWYEEHHDFVYGVGPKSSDAVVGHYTQVVWYSSYHVGCGIAYCPNQQSLKYYYVCQYCPAGNLLSKIHTPYLKGKSCASCPHHCDNGLCTNRCEKIDDYSNCNVLKKDYTCDHNFVKKNCKASCECEGKIY; from the exons ATGGCCTTATTCCTGGAGTTGCTGTTCCTGGCTGTTGTGCTGCTTCCATTCTTTCCTGCAAATGGACAG GATCCATCCTTTGCAGCTTTGTTAACCACTCGAACGAAAGTCCAAAAAGAGATTGTTAATAAACACAATGAACTAAGGAAATCAGTTTCTCCACCTGCCAGCAACATGCTAAAGATG GAATGGAgcaaagaagcagcagcaaatgCCCAAAAGTGGGCAAACAAGTGCACTTTAGAACACAGCTTGCCAGAGGCCCGAAAAACCA GTACAAAATGTGGTGAGAATCTCTTTATGTCAAGTTACCCTGCTTCCTGGTCAGATGCAATCCAAAACTGGTATGAGGAGCACCATGATTTTGTCTACGGTGTGGGACCTAAGAGTTCTGATGCAGTTGTGGGACATTACACCCAG GTTGTTTGGTACTCTTCTTATCATGTTGGATGTGGAATTGCCTATTGCCCCAATCAACAGAGTCTAAAATACTACTATGTTTGCCAATATTGTCCTGC TGGTAATCTTCTTAGCAAGATACATACACCTTACCTAAAAGGAAAATCTTGTGCCAGCTGCCCTCATCACTGTGACAATGGACTATGCA CCAATAGGTGTGAAAAGATAGATGACTATTCTAACTGTAATGTTTTGAAGAAAGACTATACCTGTGACCATAATTTTGTCAAGAAAAATTGCAAGGCTTCCTGCGAATGTGAAGGCAAAATTTATTAA